From Microthrixaceae bacterium, a single genomic window includes:
- a CDS encoding DUF1003 domain-containing protein — MEDLSVPRAGDRFGSYYDPEGFGRFSERIAHTIGTAKFLVIQTVFVVWWVLWNILAPEGWRIDAFPFILLNLAFSTQAAYAAPLILLAETRQADRDRAEASEDRRRAAEVKADLDYLARELASLRIRVADSADIARIESKLDRLLTSMDEAD, encoded by the coding sequence GTGGAGGACCTTTCGGTCCCGCGCGCCGGTGACCGCTTCGGTTCCTACTACGACCCTGAAGGGTTCGGACGCTTCAGCGAGCGCATCGCCCACACGATAGGAACGGCCAAGTTCCTGGTCATCCAGACCGTCTTCGTGGTGTGGTGGGTGCTGTGGAACATCCTGGCCCCAGAGGGTTGGCGGATCGATGCTTTCCCGTTCATCCTGTTGAACCTGGCCTTCTCGACCCAGGCCGCCTATGCCGCGCCGCTCATCCTGCTGGCTGAGACCCGCCAGGCCGACCGGGACCGGGCCGAGGCCTCCGAGGACCGTCGGCGCGCCGCCGAGGTGAAAGCAGACCTCGACTACCTGGCGCGGGAGCTGGCCAGCCTGCGCATCCGGGTGGCTGACTCGGCCGACATCGCTCGCATCGAATCCAAACTCGACCGGTTGCTGACCTCGATGGACGAAGCGGACTGA
- a CDS encoding phospholipase yields the protein MPNQVDRRSFLIGAGALGGAALTGGLTACNPPPGSILNLPASSSPISHVVVLMMENRSFDHWLGWLGSDQAWLENASRLYGDGTAVDANPHQTYLDPTGNSVPTAHMLDFLAGGNPWRGCDHPDPGHGWNAGRRQRDSGFLATGSGNDQFATGYYLADDLPFSSLLARRFTVCDRWHASILGPTYPNRLYLHSAQSGGYKTNYLPINEGGYGWPTIWEKLTAAGVSAGYYYVDLPVTALFGTRMNSYNRPIDDYFTHCEQGTLPQVTFIDPGFNSGSRTDNHPHADIRAGEAFQRDVFAAFARSPHWGSGVFILTYDEWGGFFDHVAPPTGFDDRYSANDADNFAQLGFRVPTVVASPYSRVGAVDHTNYDHTSVLRFLEWRFLGAPPVGIHTNGANWWLTTRDQWANNVGLALVDTPTIDVGFDLDVALDPPSPECGAGAAVTGADTERSGRMNPPGYEKHPFEQALDAGYFERIGIDPQPSLMATDWVY from the coding sequence GTGCCGAACCAAGTGGACAGAAGATCGTTCCTGATCGGAGCTGGAGCGCTCGGCGGTGCTGCCCTGACCGGTGGCCTCACCGCCTGCAATCCGCCACCTGGCTCCATCCTCAACCTCCCGGCCTCCTCCAGCCCCATCAGCCACGTCGTGGTCCTCATGATGGAGAACCGCTCCTTCGACCATTGGCTGGGCTGGCTGGGCTCAGACCAGGCCTGGCTCGAGAACGCGTCTCGGCTCTATGGGGACGGGACCGCGGTGGATGCCAACCCGCACCAGACCTATCTGGACCCCACCGGCAACTCGGTCCCCACCGCCCACATGCTCGACTTCCTGGCTGGTGGCAACCCGTGGCGAGGATGCGACCACCCCGATCCGGGACACGGATGGAATGCCGGTCGCCGCCAACGGGACTCGGGCTTCTTGGCCACCGGCTCGGGCAACGACCAGTTCGCCACCGGGTACTACCTGGCTGACGACCTCCCGTTCTCCAGCCTCCTAGCCCGACGGTTCACGGTGTGCGACCGCTGGCACGCCTCGATCCTCGGACCCACCTACCCAAACCGGCTGTACCTGCACTCGGCCCAGTCCGGCGGCTACAAGACCAACTATCTGCCCATCAACGAGGGCGGCTACGGCTGGCCGACGATCTGGGAGAAGCTCACCGCCGCTGGGGTGTCGGCCGGCTACTACTACGTCGACCTACCGGTAACGGCCCTTTTCGGCACCCGGATGAACTCCTACAACCGCCCGATCGACGACTACTTCACCCACTGCGAACAGGGCACCCTCCCCCAAGTCACCTTCATCGACCCCGGATTCAACAGCGGGTCGCGCACCGACAACCATCCCCATGCCGACATACGCGCTGGCGAAGCCTTCCAACGCGACGTGTTCGCCGCCTTCGCCCGGTCACCACATTGGGGTAGTGGCGTGTTCATCCTCACCTACGACGAATGGGGTGGATTCTTCGACCACGTCGCCCCTCCCACCGGTTTCGATGACCGCTACAGCGCCAACGACGCCGACAACTTCGCCCAACTCGGCTTCCGGGTTCCAACCGTGGTCGCCAGCCCCTACAGCCGGGTTGGCGCAGTGGATCACACCAACTACGACCACACCTCCGTGCTGCGGTTCTTGGAGTGGCGTTTCCTCGGCGCTCCACCGGTCGGAATACACACCAACGGGGCGAACTGGTGGCTCACCACCCGTGACCAGTGGGCCAACAACGTCGGCCTGGCCCTTGTCGACACCCCGACGATCGACGTGGGCTTCGACCTAGACGTGGCGTTGGATCCTCCATCGCCAGAGTGCGGCGCGGGCGCCGCTGTCACCGGCGCCGACACCGAGCGCTCAGGCCGGATGAACCCACCGGGCTATGAGAAGCACCCGTTCGAGCAGGCCCTAGATGCCGGATACTTCGAACGGATCGGCATCGATCCCCAACCCAGCCTCATGGCCACTGATTGGGTCTACTGA
- a CDS encoding replication-associated recombination protein A, with protein sequence MRPVRLDDIVGQDHLLGPGRPLRVLIESDRLSSVVLWGPPGTGKTTLARVIAGHTAKAFEVLSAVTAGVKDVREVVARASQRLGERGQGTILFLDEVHRFNKSQQDALLPSVESGLLTLIGATTENPYFEVNPPLLSRSTLFRLNALDDDAARQLIARGLEVEGATATGEAVRHLASRANGDGRHTLTSLEVAVALARARAQGGSPEVTEADAEAALGTKAIRYGRDDHYDVVSAFIKSIRGSDPDAGLYWLACMLEAGEDARFIARRLIILASEDVGEADPTALVVAVAAAQALEHVGLPEAQLNLAQAVVHLATAPKSNRVALGVWQARDHVRTKPSSGVPPHLRDGHYQGAAKLGHGAGYRYPHDDARGWVEQEYLPPEVADETFYRPSAHGHEREVAQRMDQLHQNTSDRDRS encoded by the coding sequence ATGCGCCCGGTCCGACTCGATGACATTGTCGGTCAGGACCACCTGCTGGGGCCAGGTCGGCCGCTCCGGGTGCTGATCGAGTCTGACCGGCTCTCGTCGGTGGTGCTGTGGGGTCCGCCCGGTACTGGCAAGACGACGCTGGCCCGAGTGATCGCCGGTCACACCGCCAAGGCGTTCGAGGTGTTGTCGGCGGTGACCGCCGGCGTGAAGGACGTTCGTGAGGTCGTGGCCCGCGCCAGCCAACGGTTGGGGGAACGCGGGCAGGGGACGATCCTCTTCCTCGATGAGGTGCATCGGTTCAACAAATCGCAGCAGGATGCCTTGCTTCCCTCGGTCGAGTCCGGTCTGCTGACGCTCATAGGCGCCACCACAGAAAATCCCTACTTCGAGGTGAACCCACCCCTCCTCAGCCGCTCAACACTGTTTCGTCTGAACGCGCTCGACGACGACGCCGCCCGACAGCTGATCGCACGGGGGCTCGAGGTCGAAGGCGCCACAGCTACAGGGGAGGCAGTGCGTCACCTGGCCAGCCGGGCCAACGGCGACGGTCGCCACACGCTCACCAGCCTTGAGGTGGCGGTTGCCCTGGCCCGGGCCCGGGCCCAAGGAGGCTCACCAGAGGTCACCGAAGCCGACGCAGAGGCCGCGCTGGGAACAAAGGCAATCCGCTACGGGCGAGACGACCACTACGACGTGGTGTCGGCGTTCATCAAGAGCATCCGGGGATCGGATCCAGATGCAGGGCTCTACTGGCTCGCTTGCATGCTTGAAGCGGGCGAGGACGCTCGCTTCATCGCCCGGCGGTTGATCATCCTCGCTTCCGAGGATGTCGGCGAGGCTGACCCGACGGCTCTGGTGGTAGCGGTGGCCGCGGCGCAGGCCCTCGAACACGTCGGCCTGCCCGAGGCCCAACTGAACCTGGCCCAAGCTGTGGTCCACCTGGCCACAGCCCCCAAGTCCAACCGGGTGGCGCTGGGGGTGTGGCAGGCCCGCGACCACGTCCGAACCAAGCCGAGCTCCGGAGTCCCTCCCCACCTGCGCGACGGCCACTACCAGGGGGCGGCGAAGCTCGGGCACGGTGCCGGCTACCGCTACCCTCATGACGACGCTCGGGGCTGGGTGGAACAGGAGTACCTGCCGCCCGAGGTGGCCGACGAGACCTTTTACCGACCGTCTGCCCATGGTCATGAACGCGAGGTTGCGCAGCGGATGGACCAACTCCACCAAAACACGAGCGACCGGGATAGGTCGTGA
- the alaS gene encoding alanine--tRNA ligase — translation MNAHELRRAWTEFWVSRDHTDVESAGLIPHHPSAPMFTNSGMMPFVPYFVGEEQVPYQPPRASSIQRCVRAGGKHNDLDAIGRSPRHLSFFEMLGNFAFGDYFKAEAIRWAWEFSTEVLGLDGDRIWVTCHVDDDEAAELWVSEVGFPAGRIQRLDKDNFWEMGDTGPCGPSSELFFDFGPEHGPAGGPADPAAEHRYVEFWNLVFQQFFRQPDGSLKPLETRNIDTGAGLERMLCATIGSPSVFDTDELRNLVSVGETLTGKRLGQDPASDVALKLLADHARTMTFLVADGVVPSNEDRGFVLRRIIRRAIRFAYLLGVETSITPALAERTIELMGDAYPVLRDNADTVVGALAREEDQFRRTLRSGLGILDTALDEIPAGGELPGTVAFQLHDTYGFPLDVTSEIVSDRGFGLDRAGFDSAMEDQRRRAREAGRKGGIEVGAHADAFQAILEEHGTTVFVGREVEAVDATVIGVVPAEDGRLGVFLDRTPFYAEAGGQVGDTGTMVSASGDFVGTVVDTLNALPGLHRHVVEVTAGAVAVGDRVTATIDGDRRAAIRRNHTGTHLLHWALREVLGSHVKQQGSWVGHDRLRFDFSHFEPVTADQVVAIEDLVNRDVLANEVVHHFETTKDDATQRGALAFFGEKYGDTVRVLEAGPHSIELCGGTHVSRTGDIGPVKVISETSIGSNLRRIEAVTGTGPIERIRREEAELAAAAERVGVPRPELLDGLEKRLAELKDLRAEVRSLKAKLATSGAADLAATADDGVVVAQVDGLARDDLRNLAVAVRDHTGIRAVVLIGAPDGGGVALVAATAVEGGPDAASLIADAARAVGGGGGKGRDLAAAGGRNPSAIPEALAMARAAAGLG, via the coding sequence ATGAATGCCCACGAGTTGCGGCGCGCGTGGACGGAGTTCTGGGTGAGCCGGGATCACACCGACGTCGAGTCGGCGGGGCTGATTCCCCATCACCCGTCGGCCCCCATGTTCACCAATTCGGGGATGATGCCGTTTGTGCCCTACTTCGTGGGTGAGGAGCAGGTCCCGTACCAGCCGCCCCGAGCGTCATCTATCCAGCGATGCGTACGTGCCGGCGGCAAACACAACGATCTTGATGCCATCGGTCGATCCCCACGCCATCTCAGCTTCTTCGAGATGCTGGGCAACTTCGCTTTCGGCGACTACTTCAAGGCCGAGGCGATCCGCTGGGCGTGGGAGTTCTCGACCGAGGTGCTCGGCCTCGACGGCGACCGAATTTGGGTCACGTGCCATGTAGACGACGACGAGGCGGCCGAGTTGTGGGTGAGCGAGGTCGGGTTCCCGGCCGGCCGCATTCAACGCCTGGACAAGGACAACTTCTGGGAGATGGGCGACACCGGTCCCTGCGGGCCCAGCTCAGAGCTGTTCTTTGACTTCGGACCTGAGCACGGTCCCGCCGGTGGCCCCGCGGATCCCGCCGCCGAGCACCGATACGTGGAGTTCTGGAACCTCGTCTTCCAGCAGTTCTTCCGTCAACCAGATGGAAGCCTCAAGCCGCTCGAGACCCGGAACATCGACACCGGTGCCGGCCTCGAGCGGATGTTGTGCGCCACCATCGGGTCGCCGAGCGTGTTCGACACCGACGAGCTCAGGAACCTGGTGTCGGTCGGGGAAACCCTCACCGGCAAGCGACTGGGCCAGGACCCCGCCAGCGACGTCGCCCTCAAGTTGTTGGCCGACCATGCCCGCACCATGACCTTCCTGGTGGCCGACGGCGTGGTGCCCTCCAACGAGGACCGTGGCTTCGTCCTCCGACGGATCATCCGACGGGCCATCCGCTTCGCCTACCTGCTGGGCGTCGAGACCTCGATCACCCCGGCATTGGCTGAACGCACCATCGAGTTGATGGGTGACGCGTACCCCGTGCTGAGGGACAACGCCGACACGGTGGTTGGCGCGCTGGCTCGGGAAGAGGACCAGTTCCGACGCACGTTGCGAAGCGGCCTGGGGATACTCGATACGGCGCTAGACGAGATCCCCGCCGGGGGAGAACTGCCGGGAACGGTGGCGTTCCAACTGCACGACACCTACGGGTTCCCACTCGACGTGACGTCCGAGATAGTCAGCGACCGTGGGTTCGGCCTGGATCGAGCCGGGTTCGACTCAGCCATGGAGGATCAACGGCGTCGAGCGCGCGAGGCGGGCCGCAAGGGCGGCATCGAGGTGGGAGCCCACGCCGATGCGTTTCAGGCCATCCTCGAGGAGCACGGCACCACCGTGTTCGTGGGGCGCGAGGTAGAGGCGGTGGATGCCACCGTCATCGGGGTGGTGCCTGCCGAAGATGGACGCCTCGGTGTCTTCTTGGACCGGACTCCGTTCTACGCCGAAGCTGGTGGCCAGGTCGGAGACACCGGAACGATGGTCTCGGCGTCGGGTGATTTCGTTGGCACGGTGGTGGACACTCTCAACGCTCTGCCTGGGTTGCACCGCCATGTGGTGGAGGTGACCGCCGGGGCGGTTGCGGTCGGAGACCGGGTTACGGCCACGATCGACGGGGATCGTCGGGCCGCAATCCGCCGGAACCACACCGGCACCCACCTCTTGCACTGGGCACTGCGGGAGGTGCTCGGATCCCACGTCAAGCAGCAGGGATCATGGGTGGGACATGACCGGTTGAGGTTCGACTTCAGCCACTTCGAACCCGTAACCGCAGATCAGGTCGTAGCCATCGAGGACCTGGTCAACCGCGACGTCTTGGCCAACGAGGTGGTCCACCACTTCGAGACCACCAAGGACGACGCCACCCAGCGGGGGGCCTTGGCCTTCTTCGGCGAGAAGTACGGCGACACCGTGCGAGTGCTCGAGGCCGGTCCCCATTCGATCGAGTTGTGCGGTGGCACCCATGTCAGCCGGACCGGAGACATCGGGCCGGTCAAGGTGATCTCAGAGACATCCATCGGTTCGAACCTGCGACGTATCGAAGCGGTGACCGGAACCGGGCCGATCGAACGGATCCGTCGAGAGGAGGCCGAGTTGGCGGCAGCAGCCGAACGGGTGGGTGTCCCTCGACCCGAGCTGCTCGATGGTCTGGAGAAACGACTGGCTGAACTGAAGGACCTTCGGGCCGAGGTCAGGTCTCTCAAGGCCAAGCTGGCTACCAGCGGCGCCGCCGATCTGGCCGCCACCGCCGACGACGGCGTGGTGGTGGCCCAGGTCGATGGTCTGGCCCGCGACGATCTGCGGAACCTGGCGGTCGCCGTTCGCGACCACACCGGCATCCGGGCCGTGGTCCTTATCGGGGCTCCCGACGGTGGTGGCGTGGCCCTCGTGGCCGCCACCGCTGTCGAGGGTGGGCCTGACGCGGCCTCGCTCATCGCGGACGCGGCACGCGCCGTGGGTGGCGGTGGTGGCAAGGGACGCGACCTGGCCGCGGCCGGCGGACGTAACCCGTCGGCCATCCCCGAGGCCCTGGCGATGGCCCGCGCTGCCGCGGGTCTGGGATGA
- the ruvX gene encoding Holliday junction resolvase RuvX, whose product MGIDLGSRRIGVAVSDSDGRVATPLTVVERHRDRQRVHRTIAELAREWEVDQVVVGLPIDLSGQVGPAASAVLEECDHLATAVGVPVVTHDERMTTRIADRALRERGDLDGRDRRKVVDMVAASVILQDWLDQQRGADDIALGGNDPEGGQP is encoded by the coding sequence ATGGGGATCGACCTCGGTTCCAGGCGCATCGGCGTGGCCGTGTCTGATTCCGATGGTCGGGTAGCTACACCACTGACGGTCGTTGAACGCCATCGCGACCGCCAGCGCGTGCACCGCACCATCGCGGAGCTGGCACGGGAATGGGAGGTGGATCAGGTGGTCGTTGGACTCCCCATCGACCTCTCCGGCCAGGTCGGTCCGGCGGCAAGCGCGGTTCTCGAGGAGTGTGACCACCTTGCTACGGCGGTGGGGGTTCCGGTGGTGACCCACGACGAGCGCATGACCACTCGCATCGCCGACCGGGCCCTGCGCGAGCGCGGCGATCTCGACGGGCGTGACCGCCGCAAGGTGGTCGACATGGTGGCGGCGTCGGTGATCCTCCAGGACTGGTTGGACCAGCAGCGAGGCGCCGATGACATCGCACTCGGAGGAAACGACCCCGAGGGTGGCCAGCCATGA
- the mltG gene encoding endolytic transglycosylase MltG: protein MTDQEPGPELPTSPEARTGPARPPRRDDHLDDHFDDDHFDDDHFDDDHYDDDQYDHRGLGVGRRRQILLGLGALAVVMAMLAGALWVWYGRQVNPPGGPGEVVSIEVPTGVSVRGIGAILEDKGVISNASVFNFYAGRRGAGPFQAGVYDLQTNSDFDTVLETLDAGPTKPVLAEPSDTVSIPEGLTVRRILDRLTEAVPGTDRAALQATLDRGEVVTSLRPADQPSYEGLLFPATYEIGDGTTGPILLQDMAAEMEKRLDRLDPAGARVLLAERWGLELSDYDLLKVASMVQAEAGNPQEASKIATVIYNRLARGIPLGIDAVDRYGAELTGTEVDFTDGSLPYNSRRRKGLPPTPIAAPGEFALEAALAPAEGDWLYYVLAEERSHVFLLTDAEFLEAKRLCRERGLGCG, encoded by the coding sequence ATGACAGACCAAGAACCCGGCCCGGAACTGCCAACATCGCCCGAGGCCCGCACCGGTCCGGCCCGCCCGCCGCGACGTGACGATCACCTCGACGACCACTTCGACGACGACCACTTCGACGACGACCACTTCGACGACGACCACTACGACGACGACCAGTACGACCACCGCGGGCTCGGGGTGGGTCGACGGCGTCAGATCCTGCTCGGCCTCGGAGCGCTGGCAGTCGTCATGGCCATGCTGGCAGGAGCGCTCTGGGTCTGGTACGGCCGTCAGGTGAACCCGCCCGGCGGTCCTGGAGAGGTCGTCTCGATCGAGGTTCCGACCGGCGTGTCGGTCCGCGGAATCGGAGCCATCCTCGAGGACAAGGGCGTCATCTCGAACGCCAGCGTCTTCAACTTCTACGCCGGTCGACGAGGAGCCGGTCCGTTCCAGGCCGGGGTGTACGACCTGCAGACCAACTCCGACTTCGACACGGTGTTGGAGACGCTCGACGCCGGTCCCACCAAACCAGTGCTGGCCGAACCCTCCGACACGGTGTCCATCCCTGAAGGGCTTACGGTGCGGCGCATCCTCGATCGGCTGACAGAAGCGGTCCCCGGAACAGACCGGGCCGCCCTCCAGGCCACATTGGACCGCGGCGAGGTGGTCACCAGCCTGCGCCCCGCAGATCAACCCAGCTACGAAGGTCTCCTGTTCCCGGCCACCTATGAGATCGGAGACGGCACCACCGGCCCGATCCTCCTACAGGACATGGCGGCCGAGATGGAGAAGCGGCTCGACCGTCTCGACCCCGCCGGGGCAAGGGTCCTCCTAGCCGAACGCTGGGGGCTAGAGCTGAGCGACTATGACCTGTTGAAGGTGGCGTCGATGGTCCAAGCCGAAGCCGGTAATCCTCAGGAGGCATCCAAGATCGCCACCGTCATCTACAACCGGCTGGCCCGAGGCATTCCCCTCGGAATCGATGCCGTCGATCGCTACGGTGCCGAACTGACTGGCACCGAGGTGGACTTCACCGACGGATCCTTGCCCTACAACTCCCGTCGACGAAAGGGCCTGCCCCCCACGCCGATCGCTGCACCAGGGGAGTTCGCACTCGAGGCGGCGCTGGCTCCCGCCGAAGGGGACTGGCTCTACTACGTGCTGGCCGAGGAACGGTCTCACGTGTTCTTGCTCACCGACGCCGAGTTCTTGGAGGCCAAGCGCCTCTGTCGAGAACGAGGTCTTGGTTGTGGCTGA
- the aroE gene encoding shikimate dehydrogenase translates to MAEIDHQWNPSGSTRLAAVIGSPVRHSRSPALANAAFRAAGLDWAMVAFDVPDGGAEGAVAAVRALHLGGLMVTMPHKAAVIPALDSLTPAAQALGAVNSISWVGGTLVGHNTDGEGLVRSLRHDSEVDVARRRCVVLGAGGAARSVVHALVVAGASEVVVVNRTPDKAAVAAALGGAAGRVGQVDDIVQADIVINATSVGMGAPAGASGPLPCPADSLRRGQIVVDLVYQPIVTPLLAAAAACGAQPVDGIGMLVHQAAISLERWTGELPELAVMHRAARAG, encoded by the coding sequence GTGGCTGAGATAGACCACCAGTGGAACCCGTCGGGTTCGACGCGCCTGGCCGCGGTGATCGGCAGCCCGGTACGTCACTCCCGTTCGCCGGCCCTGGCCAACGCCGCCTTCCGGGCCGCCGGCCTCGATTGGGCCATGGTGGCCTTCGACGTACCCGATGGAGGCGCCGAGGGGGCCGTGGCAGCGGTTCGGGCTCTCCACCTGGGCGGGCTCATGGTGACGATGCCCCACAAGGCTGCGGTGATCCCGGCCCTGGACTCGCTCACCCCAGCAGCGCAGGCGCTCGGTGCGGTCAACTCGATCTCATGGGTGGGCGGCACGTTGGTTGGTCACAACACCGACGGTGAGGGCCTGGTCCGGTCGCTGCGCCACGACAGCGAAGTCGACGTGGCTCGACGACGGTGTGTCGTACTCGGCGCTGGGGGAGCGGCCCGTTCGGTGGTGCACGCCTTGGTGGTCGCCGGAGCATCCGAGGTGGTGGTCGTGAACCGCACCCCCGACAAGGCTGCGGTGGCGGCAGCGCTGGGTGGTGCCGCGGGACGGGTCGGCCAAGTAGACGACATTGTCCAGGCAGACATCGTGATCAACGCCACCTCGGTAGGCATGGGTGCTCCTGCCGGCGCTTCGGGTCCGTTGCCGTGCCCCGCGGATTCCTTGCGTCGCGGTCAGATCGTGGTGGATCTCGTCTACCAGCCGATTGTCACCCCGCTCCTGGCGGCGGCAGCGGCTTGTGGAGCCCAACCCGTCGACGGGATCGGAATGCTGGTGCACCAGGCTGCCATCTCCTTGGAGCGCTGGACCGGAGAGCTCCCCGAGCTGGCCGTCATGCACCGGGCAGCTCGCGCTGGCTGA
- a CDS encoding DUF4388 domain-containing protein codes for MALQGDLQSFALNDVLRLLSGTSKSGRLAVTSGGDNGDVWLDGEGVVGGAVSSAPFATDVVDVVMELLRFVEGAFTFHDDETISEPAEPADVDTVLARAEELLAEWKEVEAVVPSMEGWVVFAPEIEGEQTTVTAAHWRVLAALGGGLTVRELGAHFEQTDLVASRQVKELVEAGLARLDEAPADRPEPVVRREASASATETTEATEPVGTGERDDLSVLRAEDGPVVIETSEDALLPEPLPGSGTSFAGDLDDMTAVDGRDTEPEPESDSEPDAGPGAADFDPLADDAHGIEFGDPEPPVTRFSDGTEVGAGDAEPFADADDFFGSAEASDAPSEEVDADPLDSTPSTDADGGSGDGGDDGDRGALLDFLSSVKP; via the coding sequence GTGGCTCTGCAGGGTGACCTTCAGTCCTTTGCTCTAAACGATGTGCTCCGGCTCCTGTCGGGCACCTCCAAGTCCGGCCGCCTGGCAGTTACCAGCGGCGGAGACAACGGCGATGTCTGGTTGGACGGTGAAGGGGTGGTGGGCGGCGCCGTGTCCAGCGCCCCGTTCGCCACCGACGTCGTCGACGTGGTCATGGAGCTCCTCCGCTTCGTGGAAGGTGCCTTCACCTTCCACGACGACGAGACGATCTCCGAGCCGGCCGAACCTGCCGACGTGGACACGGTGCTGGCTCGGGCCGAGGAGCTGCTGGCGGAATGGAAGGAGGTGGAAGCGGTGGTTCCCTCGATGGAGGGTTGGGTCGTGTTCGCTCCTGAGATCGAAGGTGAGCAGACCACGGTTACCGCTGCCCACTGGCGGGTTCTGGCTGCCCTCGGTGGAGGGCTTACCGTCCGCGAGCTTGGCGCCCACTTCGAGCAGACCGATCTGGTCGCGTCACGGCAAGTGAAGGAGCTGGTCGAAGCAGGTCTGGCCCGACTGGACGAGGCCCCTGCCGACCGGCCCGAACCAGTGGTCCGCAGAGAAGCCAGCGCGTCAGCCACCGAGACCACTGAAGCCACCGAGCCCGTCGGTACCGGCGAGCGAGACGATCTGTCGGTGCTACGGGCCGAAGATGGCCCAGTGGTGATCGAGACCAGCGAGGACGCGCTCCTGCCGGAGCCGCTTCCAGGGTCGGGCACCAGCTTCGCTGGCGACCTCGATGACATGACCGCAGTCGACGGTCGTGACACCGAACCTGAGCCTGAGTCTGATTCTGAACCGGATGCCGGTCCCGGCGCCGCCGACTTCGATCCATTGGCCGATGATGCTCACGGGATCGAGTTCGGTGACCCCGAACCACCGGTCACCAGGTTCAGCGACGGTACCGAGGTCGGTGCCGGCGATGCCGAGCCCTTCGCTGACGCAGACGACTTCTTCGGATCCGCCGAGGCCTCTGATGCCCCGTCCGAGGAGGTCGATGCCGACCCTTTGGACTCGACGCCCTCGACCGACGCCGACGGAGGCTCGGGCGACGGGGGCGATGACGGGGACCGGGGCGCCCTGCTCGACTTCCTCTCCTCGGTGAAGCCCTGA
- a CDS encoding prepilin peptidase, with product MGYPLVEVANVGLWAAAAVRFGPTWDLVPYLAFYSVLLALSVIDLELYLLPNRITYPSIVGSIVAIPILSLLLRQDPGLAIRSAYLGGVVYAGFLLVVLLLWEVLVRREGMGMGDVKLAVLLGIWVGWIHLILVAYALVFACVLGVVVGVVMLIVRRSSQAFPFGPWLAMGAIIAIMRSDAILEPLNRLSATW from the coding sequence GTGGGATACCCCCTGGTCGAAGTAGCCAACGTCGGTTTGTGGGCGGCGGCAGCAGTCCGGTTCGGGCCGACCTGGGATCTGGTGCCCTACCTCGCGTTCTATTCGGTCCTGCTGGCACTGTCGGTCATCGACCTCGAGCTCTACCTGCTCCCCAACAGGATCACCTATCCGTCGATCGTCGGCTCGATCGTGGCGATCCCGATCCTGTCGTTGTTGCTACGACAGGATCCGGGCCTGGCCATTCGGTCGGCGTACCTGGGGGGTGTCGTCTACGCCGGCTTCCTGCTCGTCGTCCTGCTGCTGTGGGAGGTCCTCGTCCGGCGCGAGGGGATGGGGATGGGCGACGTCAAGCTGGCGGTGCTGCTGGGGATCTGGGTGGGGTGGATCCACCTGATCCTGGTGGCCTACGCGTTGGTGTTCGCCTGCGTTCTCGGTGTGGTGGTCGGCGTGGTGATGCTGATCGTTCGAAGATCGAGTCAGGCCTTCCCCTTCGGCCCGTGGCTGGCCATGGGGGCGATCATCGCCATCATGCGCAGCGATGCAATCCTCGAGCCCTTGAACCGGCTTTCTGCGACCTGGTGA